One Anolis carolinensis isolate JA03-04 chromosome 4, rAnoCar3.1.pri, whole genome shotgun sequence DNA window includes the following coding sequences:
- the LOC107982813 gene encoding uncharacterized protein LOC107982813: MTASKAKGDLQGLQRRPSLGSAEVSFRDMMAELQKISQKQDLFQKELSEMNAKQNSQQQLFQEQFEEIKKEIKEEVGQIKREVVQLKEDFRKLEKGETKREEAQKKIQEKIRVLDSKQEKLARNQERLEAKELEYQLRFRNVQEDPEENISQIIIDLLTKLLNISTTKLEQEIDQIYRISTNYSRKNKTPRVIIVHLTRKKIREEILRENSKNPIYYKDTKVAVLKEFPQSTLIKRRQYFFLTEELKKRKIRFRWERNKGIMTTYNDQKHWLTSMDKAKEFYKLLMKETDTPPGVLDKSKKTPPTPRQEKKKRARFVSPGHEDTETDQDQDDPDTEDPDKDLDNFKLDPHLRQEDE; encoded by the coding sequence ATGACAGCCTCCAAGGCTAAAGGAGATCTGCAAGGTCTCCAGAGAAGACCCTCGCTGGGTTCAGCAGAAGTAAGTTTCCGAGATATGATGGCGGAATTACAGAAAATTTCACAGAAACAAGACTTATTCCAGAAGGAATTAAGCGAGATGAATGCGAAACAGAACTCTCAACAACAGCTATTTCAAGAGCAGTTTGAGGAAATcaagaaggaaataaaggaagaagTAGGTCAGATTAAAAGAGAAGTCGTACAATTGAAAGAAGACTTTAGAAAGCTAgaaaaaggagaaacaaaaagggaagaagcccagaaaaaaatacaagaaaagattAGGGTATTAGATTCTAAACAAGAGAAGTTGGCACGCAACCAAGAAAGACTAGAAGCCAAGGAATTGGAATACCAATTAAGGTTTCGAAATGTGCAAGAAGACCCAGAAGAGAATATAAGTCAAATTATAATAGATCTTTTAACAAAGTTACTGAATATCTCAACCACAAAACTAGAGCAAGAAATAGATCAAATCTATAGAATTTCAACGAACTACTCCAGAAAAAATAAAACTCCCAGAGTCATAATAGTACATCTAACTAGAAAGAAAATCCGAGAAGAAATATTACGAGAAAATAGTAAAAACCCAATATACTACAAAGATACAAAAGTGGCAGTGTTAAAAGAATTCCCCCAATCTACGTTGATAAAGAGgagacaatatttttttttaacggAGGAactaaagaagaggaaaataagaTTTAGGTGGGAAAGGAACAAGGGAATTATGACCACTTACAACGACCAAAAACATTGGCTTACCTCGATGGATAAGGCTAAGGAATTTTACAAGTTACTTATGAAAGAAACGGACACACCACCAGGAGTACTGGATAAATCTAAAAAGACACCACCGACTCCGaggcaagagaaaaaaaaaagagctagATTTGTATCACCAGGACATGAAGACACAGAAACGGACCAAGACCAAGATGACCCTGACACGGAAGATCCAGATAAGGACTTAGATAATTTCAAATTGGACCCACACCTGAGACAAGAAGATGAATAA